One window of the Camelina sativa cultivar DH55 chromosome 1, Cs, whole genome shotgun sequence genome contains the following:
- the LOC109124914 gene encoding protein transport protein Sec24-like CEF, with product MAQGRQGKCFGFVLLLCFFSSTFARRILKDLPMMEPSKLDLHYVMKPGMDVLQPDHKVKPDQIMQTMASELGDPPDYHDPDQVVKPNQIMQTMASEAGDPPEPDHVVKPNQMMQPMASEPEEPDHVVKPKQIMQTMANEPDEPDHVVKPMGYGVGRGYGSGGSGVGYGVGYGSGGSGFGEGIGSSGGSGFGEGIGSGGGSGIGIGEGIGSGSGQPNCGPVTGAPGEGIGIGIGQGSSGAPGVVVPGTTIPPIVVPGAQIPGFVIPGVTVPGYGAPGYGVPGCQTGGCKPNPPHYYNPPNCPHCPPFTSGQDKHMSDKGTMTEALAPTSSEMHA from the coding sequence ATGGCACAGGGACGCCAAGGCAAATGCTTTGGGTTCGTCCTCTTACTTTGCTTTTTCAGTTCAACTTTCGCACGCAGGATTCTCAAGGATCTCCCTATGATGGAGCCAAGCAAGCTAGATCTACACTATGTAATGAAGCCTGGGATGGATGTGCTACAACCTGACCACAAAGTCAAGCCTGATCAGATAATGCAGACCATGGCGAGTGAACTAGGTGACCCACCGGATTATCATGATCCTGACCAAGTAGTTAAGCCTAATCAGATAATGCAGACCATGGCGAGTGAAGCAGGTGACCCACCGGAACCTGACCACGTAGTTAAACCTAATCAGATGATGCAACCCATGGCGAGTGAACCGGAAGAACCTGACCACGTAGTTAAGCCTAAGCAGATAATGCAGACCATGGCGAATGAACCGGACGAACCTGACCACGTAGTTAAGCCTATGGGGTATGGTGTAGGTAGAGGATATGGAAGTGGTGGCTCTGGTGTTGGCTATGGTGTTGGTTATGGCAGTGGAGGCAGTGGCTTTGGGGAAGGAATTGGCTCTAGTGGAGGCAGTGGCTTTGGAGAAGGAATAGGGTCTGGTGGTGGTTCAGGTATTGGCATTGGAGAAGGAATAGGGTCTGGGTCTGGCCAACCCAATTGTGGTCCTGTAACGGGAGCTCCAGGTGAAGGGATTGGTATCGGTATTGGACAGGGCTCTAGTGGTGCACCCGGTGTAGTTGTTCCAGGCACAACAATCCCTCCCATAGTGGTTCCAGGGGCACAGATTCCCGGGTTTGTGATTCCAGGAGTAACAGTTCCTGGTTACGGTGCTCCTGGTTACGGTGTTCCTGGCTGCCAAACCGGTGGCTGCAAGCCAAACCCACCACACTACTATAACCCACCAAACTGTCCTCATTGTCCACCTTTCACTTCAGGTCAAGACAAGCACATGTCAGACAAAGGAACCATGACAGAAGCTCTTGCTCCCACTTCATCGGAGATGCATGCCTAA
- the LOC104780147 gene encoding plant intracellular Ras-group-related LRR protein 6-like — MDRILKAARTSGSLNLSNRSLKDVPSEVYQCLETTGEGENWWEAVDLQKLILAHNDIEVLREDLKNLACLVVLNVSHNKLSELPAAIGELTAMKSLDVSFNSISELPEQIGSAVSLVKLDCSSNRLKELPESLGRCLDLSDLKASNNQISSLSEDMVNCSKLSKLDLEGNKLTVLSEKHIASWTMLTELNASKNMLGSLPPNIGSLSRLIRLDLHQNKISSVPPSIGGCSSLVEFYMGMNSLSTLPAEIGDLSRLGTLDLRSNQLKEYPVGACKLNLSYLDLSNNSLTGLHPDLGNMTTLRKLVLVGNPLRTLRSSLVNGPTAALLKYLRSRLSNSEETSASTPTKENVIASAARMSISSKELSLEGLNLSAVPSEVWESGEITKVNLSKNSIEELPAQLSSSVSLQTLILSRNKIKDWPGAILKSLPNLVCLKLDNNPLKQIPLDGFQAVSGLQILDLSGNAVFREPPKFCHLPQLQELYLSRIQLSEVPEDILNLSNLLILDLNQNSLQSIPKGIKKMTSLKHLDISNNNISSLPPELGLLEPTLEVLRLDGNPLRSIRRPILERGTKAVLNYLKDRLPDQ; from the exons ATGGATCGGATTCTGAAGGCCGCTCGAACATCCGGTTCGCTGAATCTTTCCAATCGATCTCTCAA GGATGTACCTTCTGAGGTGTATCAATGTCTGGAAACGACAGGGGAAGGAGAAAACTGGTGGGAG GCTGTTGATTTGCAGAAGTTAATTTTGGCACATAACGACATTGAGGTTTTAAGGGAAGATCTTAAGAACCTTGCCTGTTTGGTTGTGCTAAATGTCAGTCACAATAAACTGTCTGAACTTCCAGCAGCTATTGGGGA GCTTACAGCAATGAAGTCGTTGGATGTGTCCTTCAACTCAATATCAGAACTTCCTGAGCAAATTGGTTCAGCAGTTTCTCTTGTCAA GCTTGACTGTTCAAGCAATCGGCTTAAAGAATTGCCAGAATCTCTTGGAAGATGTTTAGACTTATCCGATTTGAAG GCctcaaataatcaaatttccAGTCTGTCAGAAGACATGGTGAACTGTTCGAAATTATCTAAACTGGATCTGGAG GGAAACAAGCTCACAGTTCTCTCTGAGAAGCACATAGCATCATGGACCATGCTTACAGAACTTAATGCAT CTAAGAATATGTTGGGTAGTCTGCCACCAAATATAGGAAGCCTTTCACGTCTTATCCGGCTTGACCTTCATCAGAACA AAATCTCTTCTGTCCCACCATCCATAGGCGGTTGCTCCTCTCTTGTGGAGTTCTATATGGG AATGAACTCGCTATCAACATTACCAGCAGAGATTGGAGATCTATCACGTCTAGGAACATTGGATCTTCGTTCTAATCAG CTCAAGGAATATCCAGTTGGCGCATGTAAATTGAATCTGTCGTACCTAGATCTTTCAAATAATTCATTGACAGGATTGCATCCTGACCTCG GAAACATGACTACTCTGAGAAAGCTTGTGCTTGTTGGCAATCCTTTGAGAACCCTTAGAAG CTCATTAGTAAATGGTCCTACAGCTGCTCTATTGAAGTATCTTAGGAGCCGCCTTTCTAATAGTGAAG AAACTAGTGCAAGCACTCCAACAAAGGAAAATGTAATTGCTTCAGCAGCTCGTATGTCCATTTCTTCGAAG GAACTTTCTCTGGAAGGTCTCAACTTGAGTGCTGTCCCTTCAGAAGTTTGGGAATCTGGTGAGATCACGAAAGTTAATCTTTCTAAAAACTCTATCGAGGAATTGCCTGCTCAACTTTCTTCATCTGTTTCCCTTCAG ACTTTGATTTTGTCACGGAACAAGATTAAAGATTGGCCAGGTGCGATCTTGAAGTCACTTCCCAATCTTGTGTGCTTGAAGTTGGATAATAATCCCCTGAAGCAA ATTCCACTGGATGGGTTTCAAGCAGTCTCTGGGCTTCAGATTCTAGACCTAAGTGGTAATGCAGTTTTCAGAGAGCCTCCTAAGTTTTGCCACTTGCCACAACTGCAAGAGCTTTATTTGAG TCGAATCCAGCTATCTGAAGTCCCTGAAGATATCCTCAACTTATCTAACCTGCTTATCCTTGACTTGAACCAGAATTCACTTCAATCGATTCCCAAG GGTATCAAGAAAATGACTTCACTCAAACATCTGGacatatcaaacaacaacatttcAAGTCTTCCTCCAGAACTG GGTTTGCTTGAGCCTACACTTGAGGTTCTACGACTTGACGGGAACCCATTAAGAAG CATCAGGAGGCCAATTCTAGAAAGAGGAACAAAAGCTGTGTTGAACTACCTGAAAGACAGACTTCCAGATCAGTAG
- the LOC104780173 gene encoding uncharacterized protein LOC104780173 isoform X1, with protein MEDEEYVMIDLDDVSRHIDIPADAPYTLSGLDTLNPVLTIDGKIKLVGEYLETIGTCLAFSEKEEVSASEDQMPQKKIVEPVAKLHKILKFRLAAALDNEDGGDTKTNNL; from the exons atGGAGGACGAGGAATATGTTATGATTGATCTTGatgacgtttcaaggcacattGACATTCCAGCAGATGCTCCTTACACTTTATCA GGTTTGGATACTTTGAATCCGGTATTGACCATTGATGGCAAAATCAAGCTG GTTGGAGAATATCTTGAAACGATTGGTACATGCCTTGCTTTCTCTGAAAAGG AAGAAGTTTCAGCAAGTGAAGACCAGATGCCACAGAAGAAGATAGTTGAACCTGTTGCAAAACTCCACAAGATTCTTAAGTTTAGGTTAGCAGCAGCATTAGACAATGAAGATGGAGGAGACACGAAaacaaacaatttgtaa
- the LOC104780173 gene encoding uncharacterized protein LOC104780173 isoform X2, translating into MTFQGTLTFQQMLLTLYQLGLDTLNPVLTIDGKIKLVGEYLETIGTCLAFSEKEEVSASEDQMPQKKIVEPVAKLHKILKFRLAAALDNEDGGDTKTNNL; encoded by the exons atgacgtttcaaggcacattGACATTCCAGCAGATGCTCCTTACACTTTATCAGTTA GGTTTGGATACTTTGAATCCGGTATTGACCATTGATGGCAAAATCAAGCTG GTTGGAGAATATCTTGAAACGATTGGTACATGCCTTGCTTTCTCTGAAAAGG AAGAAGTTTCAGCAAGTGAAGACCAGATGCCACAGAAGAAGATAGTTGAACCTGTTGCAAAACTCCACAAGATTCTTAAGTTTAGGTTAGCAGCAGCATTAGACAATGAAGATGGAGGAGACACGAAaacaaacaatttgtaa
- the LOC104780193 gene encoding ultraviolet-B receptor UVR8, whose amino-acid sequence MADRNWLISFEDLPSHLILEVLTSGRLSAVDLLSLELTSKVFGGSHGFYPLKFRSLADYAASQLCSVHPVYVGMGLTTQKELFANCEGNWKRLLSFLQSVEQSSDMVETSQGNMQIATGKYHTLLINNSKVYSCGVSLSGVLAHGPETTQCVAFTPIEFPFPAQVAQVSATQNHSAFVLQSGEVLTCGDNSSHCCGHLDTSRPIFRPKLVVALKGTPCKQVAAGLHFTVFLSREGRVYTCGSNTHGQLGHGDTVDRPVPKVVEFLKSIGPVVQIAAGPSYVLAVTEDGSVYSFGSGSNFCLGHGEQQDELQPRVIQAFKRKGIHIIRVSAGDEHAVALDSNGRVYTWGKGYCGALGHGDENDKITPQVLVNLKNCLAVQVCARKRKTFVLVEGGLLYGFGWMGFGSLGFPDRGVSDKVLRPRILECLKPHRVSQVSTGLYHTIVVTQRGRIFGFGDNERAQLGHDSLRGCLEPTEIFLHCGRSRSRLC is encoded by the exons ATGGCTGACCGGAACTGGTTGATTTCGTTCGAGGATCTTCCTTCTCATTTGATCTTGGAGGTGTTGACCTCTGGGCGGCTTAGTGCGGTTGATCTACTTAGCTTGGAATTGACCTCTAAGGTTTTCGGAGGGAGCCATGGTTTCTACCCTTTGAAATTCAGATCATTAGCTGATTACGCGGCGTCTCAGCTTTGCTCTGTGCATCCTGTCTATGTTGGAATGGGTTTGACTACACAGAAAGAGCTCTTTGCCAATTGTGAGGGAAACTGGAAGCGGCTTTTGAGTTTCTTACAATCAGTTGAGCAATCCTCAGATATGGTTGAAACCTCTCAAGGCAAC ATGCAAATTGCAACAGGAAAGTATCACACTTTGCTAATCAACAACTCAAAGGTTTATTCTTGTGGTGTAAGTTTGTCTGGTGTTCTTGCTCATGGCCCTGAAACTACTCAATGCGTAGCATTTACGCCTATAGAGTTTCCTTTCCCTGCTCAAGTGGCTCAAGTCTCAGCTACACAGAACCATTCTGCTTTCGTATTGCAATCTGGAGAG GTTCTCACATGTGGGGATAATTCATCGCACTGCTGTGGTCATTTAGATACTAGCCGTCCAATATTTAGGCCTAAGCTTGTTGTGGCTTTGAAGGGGACTCCTTGTAAGCAG GTGGCTGCTGGGCTTCACTTCACTGTGTTTCTATCAAGGGAAGGGCGTGTGTATACTTGTGGATCAAATACTCATGGGCAGCTTGGTCATGGCGATACCGTGGACAGACCAGTACCCAAAGTTGTTGAGTTTCTTAAAAGCATTGGCCCTGTGGTGCAAATCGCAGCTGGACCCAGCTATGTTTTAGCTGTAACAGAGGATGGCTCAGTTTACTCGTTTGGCTCTGGTTCTAATTTCTGCCTTGGTCATGGAGAGCAACAGGACGAGCTCCAGCCGCGTGTAATTCAGGCTTTTAAAAGAAAAGGCATTCATATAATCCGTGTCTCTGCAGGCGATGAACACGCTGTGGCACTTGATTCCAATGGCCGT GTCTACACATGGGGTAAAGGTTACTGCGGTGCTCTAGGCCATGGAGATGAAAACGACAAGATCACTCCTCAAGTTTTGGTCAATCTCAAGAATTGCCTTGCTGTCCAG GTGTGTGCAAGAAAAAGGAAgacttttgttttggtggaAGGTGGATTATTGTATGGATTTGGGTGGATGGGGTTTGGAAGCCTTGGGTTCCCGGACAGAGGAGTTTCAGACAAAGTGTTGAGGCCAAGAATATTGGAGTGTCTGAAACCACACCGTGTATCTCAAGTTAGCACCGGTTTGTATCACACCATTGTGGTCACTCAACGTGGTCGTATATTTGGGTTTGGAGATAACGAAAGAGCTCAGCTTGGTCACGACTCACTCCGAGGCTGCTTAGAACCAACCGAAATCTTTCTCCATTGTGGCCGTTCTCGTAGCAGGCTTTGTTGA
- the LOC104780226 gene encoding stem-specific protein TSJT1-like translates to MLAIFQKAFAHPPEELNSPASQFSGKTPKLPVETLSDFLSRHQDSAFSMNFAGSAVLAYARQETSLRQRLFCGLDGIYCMFLGRLNNLCNLNRQYGLSGKNSDEAMFVIEAYRTLRDRGPYPADQVLRGLDGSFAFVVYDSQNSSVFSALSSDGGESLYWGISGDGSVVMSDDLEIIKQGCAKSFAPFPNGCMFHSETGLKSFEHPTNKMKAMARIDSEGVLCGANFKVDACSKVNGIPRRGSEANWALANSR, encoded by the exons atgttggctATATTTCAGAAAGCCTTTGCTCACCCACCGGAGGAGCTCAACAGTCCGGCGTCTCAGTTCTCCGGCAAAACCCCTAAACTTCCCGTAGAAACTCTCTCCGACTTCCTCTCTCGTCACCAAGACTCAGCTTTCTCCATGAACTTCGCTGGATCCGCCGTCTTAGCTTACGCTCGCCAAGAAACTTCTCTTCGCCAGAG gtTGTTCTGTGGACTAGATGGGATTTACTGTATGTTTCTTGGGAGATTGAACAACCTCTGTAACTTGAACCGACAATACGGTTTGTCTGGGAAGAACTCTGACGAGGCTATGTTTGTGATCGAAGCTTACCGAACACTTCGTGATCGTGGTCCTTACCCAGCTGATCAAGTTCTTAGAGGTCTAGATGGAAGCTTTGCTTTCGTTGTCTACGATTCCCAAAACTCCTCTGTTTTCTCAGCTCTGAGTTCTGATGGAGGAGAGAGTCTCTACTGGGGGATCTCTGGAGACGGATCTGTTGTCATGTCTGATGATCTTGAGATCATTAAGCAAGGATGTGCTAAATCATTTGCTCCTTTCCCTAatg GGTGTATGTTTCACAGTGAGACAGGGCTTAAGAGCTTTGAACATCCCACTAATAAGATGAAGGCAATGGCGAGGATTGATAGTGAAGGTGTTTTATGTGGAGCTAATTTCAAAGTTGATGCTTGTTCTAAGGTCAATGGTATCCCTAGAAGAGGAAGTGAGGCTAACTGGGCGCTGGCTAATTCTCGTTAA
- the LOC104780206 gene encoding WD repeat-containing protein 44-like, with translation MSYHNEEAEEGGGGDNNNDCFYESLDRLASSSSCSCSASNSDYDSESSPRISSSAASHDPEEESNGVVGVGRRRRYPFPVPRFPMGASKFDVWISEPASVSERRSKLLNQMGLSRDPVLSRLKPGSKETGASSDISRSISFNQLARRDHVECSETVGGCASCIVRSKSDITTSQCGDRDRRYLSHGNSCSCSVSSTLSVHHHSHSEISRTSPSFVNCSLGAGSTDSSMLCENSTGYLRLNGDSDCVLSESVVNENVEACTIKDLDNGKEFVVNEIQEDGTWKKVKEVGTGTQMTMEEFEMCVGHSPIVQELMRRQNVEDSDKNTSKENEDSGNSNKDNASKSKKKGSWFKSIKNVASSMTGHSKERRSSDDRDTSSERGGRRSSSATDDSQESSFHGPERVRVKQYGKSSKELTALYKTQEIQAHNGSIWSIKFSLDGKYLASAGEDCVIHIWQVVEGEKKGELLLDRPELLLLANNGSPEPTTMSPRRRGRTSLSRKSLSLDNIYVPDSLFGLSEKPFCSFQGHVDDVLDLAWSKSQHLLSSSMDKTVRLWHLSSQTCLKVFSHSDYVTCIQFNPVDDRYFISGSLDAKVRVWSIPDRQVVDWYDLHEMVTSACYTPDGQGALVGSYKGSCRMYSASDNKLQQKSQINLQNKKKKAHHKKITGFQFVPGSSSEVLVTSSDSRIRVVDGTDLVNKLKGFRNTSSQISASITADGKYVVSASEDSHVYIWKYESPASRPSKTNNNKNVAVTNSYEHFHSQDVSAAISWPGMASTENWGTQNRAVGFNNGNTNNLDNVSTANHPRTPVEQPGTLDRGTSPRNGIISSATNGYFFDRMSATWPEEKLLFARNRSGNRLSTDLSSNGVAGGNSGNVSASWGMVIVTAGLRGEIRTFQNFGLPIRI, from the exons ATGAGCTACCACAACGAGGAAGcagaggaaggaggaggaggagacaacAACAACGATTGCTTTTACGAGTCTCTTGATCGTTTagcctcttcctcttcttgctcTTGCTCTGCTTCTAACTCTGATTACGATTCTGAATCCTCTCCTCGgatctcctcctccgccgcttcTCATGACCCTGAAGAAGAATCCAACGGTGTTGTTGGTGTTGGTCGCCGCCGTAGATACCCATTCCCTGTTCCTCGGTTTCCAATGGGTGCTTCGAAGTTCGATGTTTGGATCTCTGAACCTGCTTCTGTCTCCGAGAGGCGTTCCAAGCTTTTAAACCAAATGGGTCTCAGCCGTGACCCGGTTCTCTCCCGGTTAAAACCCGGCTCCAAAGAAACGGGAGCCTCCTCAGACATTTCCCGATCGATCTCTTTTAATCAGTTGGCACGCCGGGATCATGTGGAGTGTTCTGAAACTGTCGGCGGTTGTGCTTCTTGCATCGTGAGATCAAAATCCGACATTACCACTAGCCAATGTGGCGATCGTGACCGTCGATATTTGTCTCACGGTAATTCTTGTTCTTGCTCCGTCTCTAGTACTCTCTctgttcatcatcattcacattcAGAGATCAGTAGAACCAGTCCGTCATTTGTGAATTGCAGTTTGGGAGCAGGTAGTACTGATTCTTCAATGCTTTGTGAGAATTCAACTGGTTACTTGCGGTTAAATGGAGATTCTGATTGTGTATTGAGCGAGAGTGTTGTGAATGAGAATGTTGAAGCGTGTACAATTAAGGATCTTGATAATGGGAAAGAGTTTGTGGTGAATGAGATTCAAGAAGACGGTAcatggaagaaggtgaaggaaGTGGGAACTGGAACACAAATGACGATGGAGGAGTTTGAGATGTGTGTTGGACATTCTCCCATTGTTCAGGAGCTTATGAGAAGACAGAACGTTGAGGATTCTGATAAGAACACGTCTAAAGAAAACGAAGACAGTGGAAATAGTAATAAGGATAATGCATCGAAGTCTAAGAAGAAAGGAAGTTGGTTTAAGAGTATTAAGAATGTTGCAAGTAGCATGACTGGTCATAGCAAAGAGAGACGAAGCAGTGATGATAGAGATACATCATCAGAGAGAGGTGGTCGGAGGTCGAGCTCTGCTACGGATGATTCTCAGGAATCTTCTTTTCACGGGCCGGAGAGAGTTAGGGTTAAACAGTATGGGAAGTCATCTAAAGAGCTCACGGCATTGTACAAGACGCAGGAGATTCAAGCGCATAACGGTTCTATTTGGAGCATTAAGTTCAGTTTGGATGGTAAATATCTTGCTAGTGCTGGTGAGGACTGTGTCATTCATATTTGGCAAGTCGTTGAGGGTGAGAAGAAGGGTGAATTGTTACTTGATAGACCGGAACTGTTGCTTTTGGCTAATAATGGGTCTCCAGAACCAACTACTATGTCACCAAGGAGAAGAGGGAGAACGTCTTTAAGCAGAAAATCATTGAGTTTAGACAACATATATGTACCAGATTCTCTTTTTGGGCTTTCGGAAAAGCCCTTTTGTTCCTTTCAGGGACATGTGGATGATGTGCTTGACCTTGCCTGGTCCAAGTCTCAG CATTTACTTTCTTCATCAATGGATAAGACAGTTCGTTTGTGGCACTTGTCCAGTCAGACTTGCTTGAAAGTATTTTCGCACAGTGATTACG TGACTTGCATTCAATTTAATCCGGTCGATGATAGATACTTCATCAGTGGATCCTTAGATGCAAAAGTTCGTGTCTGGAGCATACCAGATCGACAAGTAGTTGACTGGTATGATCTTCATGAGATGGTCACTTCTGCTTGCTACACTCCAGACGGCCAG GGCGCTTTGGTTGGTTCATACAAAGGTAGCTGTCGCATGTACAGTGCATCAG aTAACAAGCTGCAACAGAAAAGCCAGATAAATttacagaacaagaagaagaaagctcatcacaaaaaaataactgGTTTCCAG TTTGTGCCTGGGAGCTCATCTGAAGTGCTTGTCACATCTTCCGATTCACGGATCCGCGTTGTTGATGGAACTGATCTAGTTAACAAACTTAAAG GGTTTCGGAATACAAGCAGCCAGATCTCTGCCTCAATCACAGCAGATGGGAAATACGTTGTTTCAGCGAGCGAGGACTCGCATGTGTACATATGGAAGTACGAGTCCCCTGCTTCTCGACCAAGCAAGACTAATAACAACAAGAACGTGGCGGTTACAAACTCTTACGAGCATTTCCATAGCCAAGACGTCTCTGCAGCCATCTCATGGCCCGGAATGGCCTCAACAGAAAACTGGGGAACCCAAAACAGAGCCGTCGGGTTTAATAACGGAAACACCAATAATTTGGACAATGTCTCCACAGCTAACCATCCTCGTACACCGGTAGAACAGCCTGGGACTCTGGACCGAGGAACCAGTCCACGAAACGGGATCATATCGAGCGCAACAAACGGATACTTTTTCGATAGAATGTCAGCGACTTGGCCTGAAGAGAAACTGTTGTTTGCAAGGAACCGAAGTGGGAATCGTCTGAGTACGGATTTATCGTCAAATGGAGTGGCTGGGGGAAACTCAGGGAATGTATCAGCTTCTTGGGGAATGGTGATTGTTACTGCAGGTCTCAGAGGAGAGATACGAACATTTCAGAACTTTGGTTTGCCCATTCGGATTTGA